TTTCAACGTAAAATGAGACTATGAGGGTATTCTTCGTTACAAGTAATAAGGCTAAGTTTCGTGAGGCATCCCTGGTACTTAAGGAATTCGGCATAGATCTCCTAATTGATACCAATCATAGGAAGGTTGAAATTCAAAGTGATAATCTTGAAGATATCGTTAGCAATGCCCTAAAGGAAATATGCAATGGCAATACTGGTGACTATTTCGTAGTTGAGGATGACGGCCTTTTCATAAATAAACTGAATGGTTTCCCAGGACCGTACTCATCCTATGTCTACAAGACGATAGGGCTTACGGGGATCTTAAAACTAATGAGTGGTGTTGATGATAGGACGGCATACTTCAAATCCGTGGTTGGTCTATGCGGCCCTAAGGCAATTATTAAGCTATTTACTGGTGTTGTGTATGGAAATATAGCTATGGAGCCCAGGGGCTCTGAGGGCTTTGGCTTTGACCCAATATTCATACCGAGTGATTATGACAAAACCTTCGCTGAGTTAGGTATTGACATTAAGAATAGGTTATCCCATAGAGCCAAGGCATTTAGGGCCTTAGGTGATTGGCTATTAAGTATTTTTTAGGTGGTTCATCACTATTATTAATACTGCTTCGTAAAGTAATGCGGCCGCTATTCCTATAAGGATAGCCATTAATAAGTAGCTACTACCTAATGTTTGACTATATCTGCATAGTAGTGATGTGATGGGTCTTGATGGTTGTATTATGTACATAAGTGGTATTGATCTACTGGGCGCAACAATGTAAATCGGTGTTAATGGGGATCCCGTGCTACACACTATAT
This is a stretch of genomic DNA from Vulcanisaeta moutnovskia 768-28. It encodes these proteins:
- a CDS encoding XTP/dITP diphosphatase, whose amino-acid sequence is MRVFFVTSNKAKFREASLVLKEFGIDLLIDTNHRKVEIQSDNLEDIVSNALKEICNGNTGDYFVVEDDGLFINKLNGFPGPYSSYVYKTIGLTGILKLMSGVDDRTAYFKSVVGLCGPKAIIKLFTGVVYGNIAMEPRGSEGFGFDPIFIPSDYDKTFAELGIDIKNRLSHRAKAFRALGDWLLSIF